Below is a genomic region from Rosa chinensis cultivar Old Blush chromosome 5, RchiOBHm-V2, whole genome shotgun sequence.
aaccaaattttggtggtgcatacccacaacctctttaccccggtgcatacccacaaccaccttaccccggtgcatacccacaaccaccttgcCCCGATGTATTCCCACAACCTCCCTTaaccggtggattcccaccacctcccttcaccggtggattcccacaaccctctgcttctatgggtggatattatccgcaaccaccttacccctggggatatcctacacaaccacaattttcacctttctctactgatgattccaccaaccctaaccctaatgatgACCCTTCAAACGcaaattggattcctagagAAGATGAGGATTATGATTTAAATAATTAGCCCACAATCTGCATGTttgtaattgtattgtacttattcctagtttttcatttatttaagcgacaatttaaggaaataaaagttgtatttggAAATTCCCCTTATTAAAGCACACACCTTATATTAAAAATCATAGCACAtaataaacataatacaagccaaattcaaatcacattgacataaaaaacatagacattggccaaattaaaagcacaccaactttccaaaacataatacaaaccaaattcaaagcacacaaacataaaaacatagatattagccaattattccaaaaaaatGCTCATTTATGATCTAGATCTCCATGTTGCCTTGAACGTTCCAGAAATGCTCTATCAGATCCCCTTGAAGGTTTGAGTGACTGTTTGCACTTCTAATGGCATCGTATCGATCCATGAATCCGTTGAAATTATAaccatctctaccaacaggatcGAAGTCATCACCAGTCGGTCCTTCCCAAACCTGGGCCAACCTGGGCCTCATATTgttatcctcttcttcatcggacTCCAAATCCTCATCGTTGTCATCTGGTCTTTCATCCTCGattatcatgttgtgtaatataatacaagtCAGCATGATGTATCGAAGGTCTTCTCTTTCCCAGCCACGAGCCGCTCCTCGAACAATACTAAAGCGCGACTGTAAAATGCCGAAACATCTTTCGACATCCTTCCCGTACCCCTCTTGAGCTTGGGAAAACTTCAGACCCTTAGGTCGTGTAGGCCTTAGAATTGATTTTACGAAAGTCGCCCATTGCGGATAGATACCATTAGCGAGATAGTACCCTAAATTGTGAATCCTGTTATTTGCTTGAAATTGGATCCGAGGGGCTCGACCAGCAGTGAGCTCGTCAAACAACGGGGACTTAGCAATGACGTTGAGGTCGTTGCATGATCCAGGCATTCCAAAGAAGGCATGCCATATCCATGTGTCATAAGAAGCAACTGCTTCGAGGATGATAGTGGGCACACGTTTTCGACCGCTGTATTCTCCAACCCAACCTGTtgggcaattcttccattgccagtGCATGCAGTCGATGCTTCCAATCATCCCAGGAAAGCCCCTTCTCTTAGCTTTGGTGAGAAGTCTTCTGAGGTAGGCCGGATTAGGAGCCCAGAGGTATTCTGCCGAGTACAGATTAACGATTCCTCTTGTAAATCGTTTTTGAGCCACAATGGAGGTAGATTTCGTCATCCGACAATACTCAGCACATTGATCTGCCCCGGCACCATAAGCAAGCATTCTTAAGGAACATGTCAGCTTCTGCTGGGGAAGTAGTCCGACTTTGCCTGCAGCATCTGATTTCTGGACAAAGTACGGGTCATAGTGACAAAGATCACTGGAGATGCGGTTGAACACATTGTGACTCATCCTGTACCTTGTCCGAAATATCTCTTCACTGAAAACTGGACGCTCCACAAAGTAATCTTCCATCATGTTTTTCCCTCTTGATTCCCTACACCGCTCCTCATTCGGTGCACGCCCCGGTTGAGAACCCCGTTGTCGTGATCCGGAGGAAGCTTCAGCTTCAACGACTGCTGCTACCACAAGAGCATTAATCGTACACAGCTCTTCAAGATCTTCATCTCGAGATTGTCGATACTTAGCCCACAATCTCTTCATTAAAATAAGGGAAGGAGAGGAAATGTGTTGGATCTGGAGAATATGAAAACGAATGAGATTTGTGAATATCAGCTTGTGAGGAATGTTGTGCTGCCTCTTGCTcaatttatttacaattttcacataaaaCGTGATCAGACTTCGAGGACACGTGTCCACTCCTGGGTCGACGTAATCTGATCTGAAATTTTAGATAAGATTACATCAACAACCACCGTTAGATTGAATAGTATGCAAATGATCTGGTCCGTTCAAAAAGTGTCGGttgtgccttcactcatttcaatgaaatttgtccgttgtgccttcactcatttcaagataaattgtcggtggctcataatttgtccgtgctttcactcatttcaagataaattgtcggtggctcataatttgtcgGTTGTGCTTTCACTCATTTCAATATAAAATGtcggtggctcataatttgtccaccttaaaatatttttgaaaaaagtaaattgcataattatgacattaattatccataaatattcattatcaacagcaaaaaaaaaatttaaaaaaatgaacagtGGATTTAAAACAGTGAAACCCACTGGTGAACAGTGAATTTTGGgtgaacagtgttgaccgggtaagaaaaacaacgggtgtaaacccatgtccagtggcagtgaatagtaacttgaccggtcgaattcttgacttctcgactttatcttttcttgactacgggtggacttgctctaacatGTAGGACCACCAAGCAAACAATATTAGGAGAGTAATAGGGTTTCTTATTGTCTTTAATCTTtgatcaaaatgaaaaaaaaaaaaagtatttaatCTGATTAACATTACTTTTTCAGGAGCCAGCTTAGCCCCTTCACTATAGTAGGCGCAACTGCACAATGCGAAAGGCATACATTTTAGCAACATTGACAGACAAGGGTCCTGAATGTATAAAAGTGAAAAGGGAGGGGGTTGGGAAAAAGTTTCGATACACAACGATTCAAtgaacaaaattacaaaaaggATACCATGTTTTAGATGGCCAGGAGACGGGTCGTTTTTGTCATTATCATCTTGTATTTGTCTCTAAATCATAGTTCAATAGAATATGCAGGACCCctctagattttttatttttaaaacaaaataaactttATTTATGTATTAAACATGGTGAGAGATGTGTAAAATAGAGCCTACATTCTCTCAATTGTTACACACATACTATTGAtacatatgatttttttttttaatagaagttgATTGCATTAGTAATTAAACTATAAAAACATGTCAGAGtgtaacagaacttacataagaaaatcCGGAAAACCGAACAACCTATCTAAGccaaactaaactcattaaagtctaaagggACGTTCGCATGACGCAAGCCTAACTAAGCAAGACTAACGTCGATTCCTAAGGGAgatcattcatctagtctaatttgccggcacgcaattgtggtacaaatcaTAACTACAAATATCTTAGAAAAGCTTATAGAGTTTACCCCTACCTAAACAAGACTTGCATCCAATTGTCTAATAACATAAATTAAAATCTAGTAGCTAACAACCTTGGCAACAGGTTGGTCTTCTTGCTCTTCTTTGAAAACTGGTTACTCAAATTAGGCCTAggccccaaggcccaagcccaaattcGAGTTCTTGAAACAGA
It encodes:
- the LOC112203238 gene encoding uncharacterized protein LOC112203238, with protein sequence MKRLWAKYRQSRDEDLEELCTINALVVAAVVEAEASSGSRQRGSQPGRAPNEERCRESRGKNMMEDYFVERPVFSEEIFRTRYRMSHNVFNRISSDLCHYDPYFVQKSDAAGKVGLLPQQKLTCSLRMLAYGAGADQCAEYCRMTKSTSIVAQKRFTRGIVNLYSAEYLWAPNPAYLRRLLTKAKRRGFPGMIGSIDCMHWQWKNCPTGWVGEYSGRKRVPTIILEAVASYDTWIWHAFFGMPGSCNDLNVIAKSPLFDELTAGRAPRIQFQANNRIHNLGYYLANGIYPQWATFVKSILRPTRPKGLKFSQAQEGYGKDVERCFGILQSRFSIVRGAARGWEREDLRYIMLTCIILHNMIIEDERPDDNDEDLESDEEEDNNMRPRLAQVWEGPTGDDFDPVGRDGYNFNGFMDRYDAIRSANSHSNLQGDLIEHFWNVQGNMEI